From the Primulina tabacum isolate GXHZ01 chromosome 3, ASM2559414v2, whole genome shotgun sequence genome, one window contains:
- the LOC142539273 gene encoding zinc finger CCCH domain-containing protein 46-like gives MDTSEATKVLMSRIQSLDPENATKIIGAILIQGEGERDIIRLAQSSDTILLCCVDQVKICLGISPSSHSSYASNAVRPKNPFWLSSPRISIPSDGFHLSNPSSPAGVFPRISPRPASYASAVNGAYSFSGSSSLPLYGDEFGEELFGSGGGGVQVHQKIHDQNDSMADPRISPSGRSDSLILPFSEDFNSGITSPHSNPFHRRSCSVNDASSFLANLEEGGAGSGFGWTPCTYFARGFCKNGSSCKFLHSASGGAGAIDVGSPCRNFSGLDEFLRMKAIQQKRFGLMASGGHSPYGCSKRVNLLNENQRSATAAVMMGDNFQNTNRYLPERNDPFSTGVSFGANLSSRQIYLTFPADSTFKEEDVSVYFRNFGPVQDVRIPYQQKRMFGFVTFAFPETVKLILAKGNPHFVCDSRVLVKPYKEKGTIPDKKHQNIELGEYASLSPTELDLRERLDIPFGPRMLLNSQEMMLRRKMEKEAELQHALELQERRMANLRLLDLKNQPQMHNFFPVFAPRWSQLINHNILVSSDAIDQEVPRGDDGGQEAANSQAVTADDWKLTGGTKLAINSDLQGANNQEHVDADESDISESLEYTLPDNLFASPTKFTSENRPVHFQPPDESSDFNSPL, from the exons ATGGATACATCGGAGGCTACCAAAGTGTTGATGTCGagaattcagagtttggatCCGGAAAATGCTACCAAAATCATTGGTGCTATTCTGATACAAGGCGAAGGAGAGAGGGATATAATAAGATTAGCCCAGAGTTCTGATACCATTTTGTTGTGTTGTGTTGATCAAGTGAAGATTTGTTTGGGAATTAGTCCGAGTAGTCACTCTTCCTACGCTTCAAATGCCGTAAGGCCAAAGAACCCATTTTGGCTTAGTTCCCCAAGAATCTCGATACCAAGTGATGGATTCCATTTGAGTAACCCTTCTTCACCAGCGGGTGTTTTTCCAAGAATTAGCCCGAGGCCTGCCTCTTATGCTTCTGCAGTAAATGGCGCTTATAGTTTTTCGGGTTCCTCGAGTTTGCCTTTGTATGGAGATGAGTTTGGTGAAGAATTGTTCGGCAGCGGTGGTGGTGGAGTGCAGGTGCACCAGAAAATTCACGATCAGAATGATTCTATGGCTGATCCAAGAATCAGTCCAAGTGGAAGGAGCGATTCTCTTATTCTCCCTTTTTCCGAGGACTTTAACAGCGGTATTACTTCCCCTCACTCCAACCCATTTCACCGAAGGAGTTGTTCTGTCAACGATGCTTCTTCATTTCTTGCTAATCTCGAGGAAGGAGGTGCTGGAAGTGGATTTGGGTGGACCCCTTGCACGTACTTTGCGAGGGGGTTTTGCAAGAATGGTAGTTCTTGCAAGTTCTTGCACAGTGCCAGTGGTGGTGCGGGCGCTATTGATGTAGGGTCTCCATGCAGGAATTTTTCTGGGCTTGATGAATTTTTGAGAATGAAGGCTATTCAGCAGAAGAGGTTCGGGCTTATGGCTTCCGGAGGTCACTCTCCTTATGGATGCAGCAAGCGTGTTAACCTTCTGAATGAAAATCAGAG ATCGGCCACCGCTGCGGTAATGATGGGAGATAATTTCCAAAATACTAACCGGTATCTACCTGAGAGGAATGACCCGTTTTCAACGGGAGTCAGTTTTGGTGCAAATTTGAGTTCCCGACAGATTTACTTGACATTTCCTGCTGACAGTACATTTAAGGAGGAGGATGTATCTGTTTACTTTCG TAATTTTGGGCCAGTTCAAGATGTTAGGATACCTTATCAGCAAAAACGAATGTTTGGGTTTGTTACTTTCGCGTTCCCCGAGACTGTGAAGCTCATTTTGGCAAAAGGAAACCCTCATTTTGTTTGTGATTCTCGTGTTCTAGTGAAACCTTACAAAGAGAAAGGAACAATCCCTGACAA GAAACATCAGAACATTGAGTTAGGGGAATATGCTTCTCTAAGCCCTACGGAACTTGATTTGAGAGAGCGCCTCGATATCCCTTTTG GACCGAGAATGCTGCTCAATTCACAAGAGATGATGCTGAGAAGAAAAATGGAGAAGGAAGCTGAATTACAGCATGCTTTGGAACTTCAAGAAAGAAGGATGGCAAATTTACGCCTACTGGACCTAAAAAATCAGCCTCAAATGCATAATTTTTTTCCAGTTTTCGCTCCAAGATGGTCCCAGTTGATAAATCATAATATCCTTGTTTCTTCTGATGCAATTGATCAAGAGGTTCCCAGAG GTGATGATGGTGGCCAAGAAGCAGCTAATTCTCAAGCCGTTACAGCTGATGATTGGAAGTTGACTGGAGGAACTAAATTGGCAATTAACAGTGATCTTCAAGGTGCCAATAATCAAGAGCATGTGGACGCAGATGAATCTGATATATCTGAAAG CTTGGAGTACACTCTTCCTGACAACTTATTTGCTTCGCCTACAAAATTCACTTCAGAAAACCGACCAGTTCACTTCCAACCTCCAGATGAATCCTCCGACTTTAACTCTCCACTATAG
- the LOC142539274 gene encoding protein TRAUCO-like isoform X1: MESLQTPPTATGNGGDTDNTVVTISGTKAERETGTDHGNGDKEELEHAASEEISSDETSNYGTPSLNPETDAGEEDEAEDEEGEEEEHNTKQQKQLSELPKGGSSDARIAAMLSSADTTNTPLPLPNGKPAHAVKKPKKKSKDVWTTTSRKGKKKTKHVSNNCHNSKKAANVGPSAEGKVLITPIPRFPDKNDDSPDLNICLSKVYKAEKVELSEDRLSVGSTKGYRMVRATRGVSEGAWYFEIKVMHLGETGHTRLGWSTDKGDLQAPVGYDGNSFGYRDVDGSKVHKALREKYGEEGYKEGDVIGFYINVPDGGSYAPDPQRMVWYKGQRYLCAPDAKDDFPKVVPGSVMSFFKNGVCQGVAFNNLFGGHYYPAASMYTLPNQPNCVVKFNFGPDFECFPEDFGGQPAPRPMIEVPYQSYNGRVENGGSSPWKISRICPMFNVVKAVKD, translated from the exons ATGGAGTCCCTTCAAACACCACCCACGGCCACCGGGAACGGCGGCGACACCGATAATACAGTTGTCACTATCTCAGGCACCAAGGCCGAGAGGGAAACCGGCACTGATCACGGTAATGGTGACAAGGAAGAGCTGGAACACGCAGCCTCCGAGGAGATCTCCTCTGATGAGACCTCCAACTATGGAACTCCGAGTTTGAACCCAGAAACGGATGCCGGAGAAGAAGATGAAGCAGAAGACGAGGAGGGAGAAGAAGAGGAGCACAATACGAAGCAGCAAAAGCAGCTTTCTGAATTGCCGAAAGGCGGTTCTTCGGACGCCAGAATTGCTGCAATGCTCTCAAGCGCTGATACGACGAATACGCCGTTGCCTCTCCCGAACGGGAAGCCCGCACATGCCGTGAAGAAGCCCAAGAAGAAGAGCAAGGACGTGTGGACCACCACGTCCAGGAAGGGGAAGAAAAAGACGAAGCATGTCTCTAACAATTGCCATAATTCCAAGAAGGCAGCAAACGTTGGCCCCTCGGCTGAGGGTAAAGTTTTAATCACACCAATTCCAAGATTTCCCGACAAAAACGACGACAGCCCAGACTTGAACATATGTCTTTCAAAGGTGTACAAGGCAGAAAAGGTTGAACTCAGTGAAGATAGATTAAGTGTGGGAAGCACTAAGGGGTATAGGATGGTGAGAGCTACTCGAGGGGTGAGTGAAGGTGCATGGTATTTTGAAATCAAAGTGATGCATTTGGGAGAGACAGGGCATACGAGGTTGGGGTGGTCGACAGATAAAGGCGACTTGCAGGCACCAGTAGGATACGATGGGAATAGTTTCGGGTATAGAGATGTAGATGGCAGTAAAGTGCACAAGGCTTTGAGGGAGAAGTATGGGGAGGAAGGATATAAAGAAGGTGATGTTATTGGGTTTTACATTAATGTACCAGATGGAGGGTCTTACGCGCCCGATCCCCAGCGAATGGTTTGGTACAAGGGGCAGCGCTATCTCTGTGCTCCTGATGCCAAAGATGATTTCCCCAAAGTCGTTCCTG GAAGTGTGATGTCTTTTTTCAAAAATGGAGTATGCCAAGGGGTTGCTTTCAATAATCTTTTCGGTGGTCACTACTACCCTGCTGCTTCAATGTACACTCTTCCGAACCAACCGAATTGTGTCGTGAAGTTCAATTTTGGTCCTGATTTTGAATGTTTTCCAGAAGACTTTGGTGGACAACCTGCCCCAAGACCCATGATCGAAGTTCCTTATCAAAGTTACAATGGCAGAGTTGAGAACG GTGGTAGTAGTCCATGGAAAATTTCAAGAATTTGCCCAATGTTCAACGTGGTAAAGGCAGTCAAAGATTGA
- the LOC142539274 gene encoding protein TRAUCO-like isoform X2 codes for MESLQTPPTATGNGGDTDNTVVTISGTKAERETGTDHGNGDKEELEHAASEEISSDETSNYGTPSLNPETDAGEEDEAEDEEGEEEEHNTKQQKQLSELPKGGSSDARIAAMLSSADTTNTPLPLPNGKPAHAVKKPKKKSKDVWTTTSRKGKKKTKHVSNNCHNSKKAANVGPSAEGKVLITPIPRFPDKNDDSPDLNICLSKVYKAEKVELSEDRLSVGSTKGYRMVRATRGVSEGAWYFEIKVMHLGETGHTRLGWSTDKGDLQAPVGYDGNSFGYRDVDGSKVHKALREKYGEEGYKEGDVIGFYINVPDGGSYAPDPQRMVWYKGQRYLCAPDAKDDFPKVVPGSVMSFFKNGVCQGVAFNNLFGGHYYPAASIRLWWTTCPKTHDRSSLSKLQWQS; via the exons ATGGAGTCCCTTCAAACACCACCCACGGCCACCGGGAACGGCGGCGACACCGATAATACAGTTGTCACTATCTCAGGCACCAAGGCCGAGAGGGAAACCGGCACTGATCACGGTAATGGTGACAAGGAAGAGCTGGAACACGCAGCCTCCGAGGAGATCTCCTCTGATGAGACCTCCAACTATGGAACTCCGAGTTTGAACCCAGAAACGGATGCCGGAGAAGAAGATGAAGCAGAAGACGAGGAGGGAGAAGAAGAGGAGCACAATACGAAGCAGCAAAAGCAGCTTTCTGAATTGCCGAAAGGCGGTTCTTCGGACGCCAGAATTGCTGCAATGCTCTCAAGCGCTGATACGACGAATACGCCGTTGCCTCTCCCGAACGGGAAGCCCGCACATGCCGTGAAGAAGCCCAAGAAGAAGAGCAAGGACGTGTGGACCACCACGTCCAGGAAGGGGAAGAAAAAGACGAAGCATGTCTCTAACAATTGCCATAATTCCAAGAAGGCAGCAAACGTTGGCCCCTCGGCTGAGGGTAAAGTTTTAATCACACCAATTCCAAGATTTCCCGACAAAAACGACGACAGCCCAGACTTGAACATATGTCTTTCAAAGGTGTACAAGGCAGAAAAGGTTGAACTCAGTGAAGATAGATTAAGTGTGGGAAGCACTAAGGGGTATAGGATGGTGAGAGCTACTCGAGGGGTGAGTGAAGGTGCATGGTATTTTGAAATCAAAGTGATGCATTTGGGAGAGACAGGGCATACGAGGTTGGGGTGGTCGACAGATAAAGGCGACTTGCAGGCACCAGTAGGATACGATGGGAATAGTTTCGGGTATAGAGATGTAGATGGCAGTAAAGTGCACAAGGCTTTGAGGGAGAAGTATGGGGAGGAAGGATATAAAGAAGGTGATGTTATTGGGTTTTACATTAATGTACCAGATGGAGGGTCTTACGCGCCCGATCCCCAGCGAATGGTTTGGTACAAGGGGCAGCGCTATCTCTGTGCTCCTGATGCCAAAGATGATTTCCCCAAAGTCGTTCCTG GAAGTGTGATGTCTTTTTTCAAAAATGGAGTATGCCAAGGGGTTGCTTTCAATAATCTTTTCGGTGGTCACTACTACCCTGCTGCTTCAAT AAGACTTTGGTGGACAACCTGCCCCAAGACCCATGATCGAAGTTCCTTATCAAAGTTACAATGGCAGAGTTGA
- the LOC142539275 gene encoding NAD(H) kinase 1 gives MYKREGPMSPSNSFTSNGNSGVSPVENGFDHSPSLLNSEKAIHELVQQPLLDGIDDHLFEFSEALRTVAKALRRVTEGKASAQAEAAEWKRKYELERARNLLLEQRELSSRGQCSEFNVQKAGNSLDQIMLFDENSEKCELCNGKDDICANEVLRDGESDSDSPLVHTKMMRKASFRLAWCCNGEKGDRHKHDIVSFEKGNITTAERSSKQISLKWESPPQTVLILTKPNSTSVQILCFEMVRWLKEQKKLNIFVEPRVKNELLAESSYYGFVQTWLDDKEMLLLHTKVDLVVTLGGDGTVLWAASVFKGPVPPIVPFSLGSLGFMTPFYSEHYREYLNSILSGPIGITLRHRLQCHIIRDAAKSEFENEGPMLVLNEVTIDRGISSFLTNLECYCDNSFVTCVQGDGLILSTTSGSTAYSLAAGGSMVHPQVPGILFTPICPHSLSFRPLILPEHVTIRVVVPFNSRSHAWVSFDGKDRKQLAPGDALVCSMAPWPVPTACQVDSTNDFLRSIHDGLHWNLRKTQSFDGPRDS, from the exons ATGTACAAGAGGGAGGGTCCCATGTCTCCAAGCAACTCCTTTACCTCCAAT GGCAATTCCGGTGTGTCACCAGTGGAAAATGGTTTTGATCATTCTCCCTCTCTATTGAACTCTGAGAAGGCCATCCATGAGCTTGTCCAACAGCCGCTCCTCGATGGAATTGATGATCATCTCTTCGAATTTTCAGAGGCTTTAAGAA CTGTAGCGAAGGCACTAAGAAGAGTTACTGAAGGGAAGGCTTCTGCACAAGCTGAGGCTGCTGAATGGAAGCGCAAATATGAACTGGAGAGGGCACGTAACTTGCTGTTGGAGCAAAGAG AGCTGTCATCAAGAGGGCAATGCAGCGAGTTTAATGTGCAGAAAGCTGGAAACTCGCTTGACCAAATCATGTTGTTTGATGAGAACAGTGAAAAATGTGAATTGTGCAATGGGAAGGATGATATATGTGCTAATGAAGTTCTTCGAGATGGTGAATCTGATTCTGACTCTCCCTTGGTGCACACTAAGATGATGAGGAAG GCATCTTTTAGGCTAGCATGGTGCTGCAATGGCGAAAAAGGTGATCGCCACAAACATGACATTGTCTCTTTTGAAAAGGGTAATATTACAACTGCGGAACGTAGCAGCAAACAG ATTTCCTTGAAGTGGGAATCCCCCCCTCAGACTGTGCTTATATTGACCAAGCCAAATTCAACTTCTGTACAAATTCTCTGTTTTGAAATGGTCAG ATGGTTGAAGGAGCAGAAAAAACTAAATATATTCGTGGAGCCACGAGTAAAGAATGAGCTTTTGGCAGAATCATCATACTATGGCTTTGTACAGACCTGGCTCGATG ACAAGGAGATGCTACTCTTGCACACAAAGGTCGACCTCGTTGTAACTCTAGGCGGGGATGGAACCGTCCTTTGG GCTGCATCTGTGTTCAAAGGCCCCGTTCCTCCAATTGTGCCATTCTCTTTGGGTTCTCTCGGTTTCATGACCCCATTTT ATAGCGAACATTACCGAGAATATCTGAACTCCATCCTTAGTGGTCCTATCGGTATCACACTGAGACATCGGTTGCAGTGCCATATCATTCGAGATGCAGCCAAAAGTGAATTTGAGAATGAAGGTCCCATGCTCGTCTTGAATGAAGTTACTATTGACCGTGGTATTTCTTCATTCCTTACAAATCTTGAATGCTATTGCGACAACTCGTTTGTCACCTGCGTACAAGGGGACGGTCTTATATTGTCTACTACGTCTGGGAGCACAGCATATTCCCTGGCTGCTGGAGGATCAATGGTCCATCCTCAG GTTCCCGGGATTCTGTTCACACCGATATGCCCCCACTCATTATCCTTCCGGCCTCTAATATTACCAGAGCATGTGACGATCAGGGTGGTCGTCCCTTTCAACAGCAGAAGTCATGCCTGGGTATCCTTTGATGGAAAGGACCGGAAACAGTTGGCCCCTGGGGATGCGCTTGTTTGCAGCATGGCACCATGGCCTGTCCCCACAGCATGTCAGGTCGATTCAACTAACGATTTCTTACGTAGCATCCACGATGGGCTTCACTGGAATCTGAGGAAGACTCAATCCTTCGACGGTCCTCGTGATTCGTGA
- the LOC142539276 gene encoding uncharacterized protein LOC142539276: protein MAQLHHCYAQWDSERESMPATSRRVKWHPTPPPPPSPKILNFPRSRRTRRKQPKPTAASHHNHNSSSYPSVTEQEYLYPSKGKLGNLFDQKNDSELSIVLLNSTSNTLAAERRERVVEKDEEGGYNNGGGFEEEKWRFQAEILRAECNFLRMEREFSLRKLERNRVKMERTLRSAIQTLVSGKEKIFDGKNVKAVLEEEIEDLEEKIEELRKDSRIKVKNCSNFDKKACILQSQLEKFGSLSQESCSKELTISESGDLNIAIKNNSTDMDMLKKKMEGLSKGVLDRVEEVYVSMLSSTANSSVASSASTSKRIDLCPEFSSSSNRQLYQEPTLQDEHKCSGRCKAIIRRIVEQVRAETEQWSQMQEMLGQVRGEMEELRKSRDFWENRSLCSDYEIQTLRHSVEEWKEKALSFQNRAGELQLELLSLKEEIEDKDAMLLPLKKQLENEEKVMTYRLKENHCFDKDGHTLEKVVKELNGEQNNEQARHKELPPLSLGKHLAKEKRMVLRRSKETRQSSNIDSKQEILTEERRKIYRKRDGILASKQSPLQDIGNSLPVTGQVHHCKDVSLHSPQSSTMAEKP from the exons ATGGCTCAGTTGCACCATTGCTATGCCCAGTGGGACTCGGAGAGAGAGAGCATGCCGGCAACTTCAAGAAGAGTAAAATGGCACCCAACGCCGCCGCCTCCGCCGAGCCCCAAGATCCTCAACTTCCCCCGCAGCCGTAGAACACGACGTAAGCAGCCGAAACCAACCGCCGCCTCCCACCACAACCACAACAGCAGCAGCTACCCATCAGTCACGGAGCAAGAATACCTCTATCCTTCCAAAGGGAAGCTCGGAAACCTGTTTGATCAAAAAAATGATAGCGAACTTTCGATTGTGTTATTGAACTCAACCTCAAATACATTAGCAGCCGAGAGGAGAGAACGAGTGGTGGAGAAAGATGAGGAAGGAGGCTACAACAACGGTGGTGGTTTTGAGGAGGAGAAATGGAGGTTTCAAGCTGAGATACTGAGGGCCGAGTGTAATTTCTTGAGAATGGAGAGAGAGTTTTCTCTAAGAAAATTGGAGAGGAACAGGGTGAAGATGGAGAGGACTCTTAGATCAGCTATTCAGACACTTGTCTCT GGCAAAGAAAAGATTTTTGACGGGAAGAATGTGAAGGCCGTTTTGGAGGAGGAGATTGAAGATTTAGAAGAGAAGATTGAGGAGTTGAGAAAGGATTCAAGAATTAAAGTTAAAAATTGCAGCAACTTTGACAAGAAAGCATGCATTTTGCAGAGCCAGCTCGAGAAATTCGGGAGCTTATCTCAAGAAAGTTGTTCCAAGGAATTGACCATCAGTGAAAGCGGGGATTTGAATATCGCAATAAAAAATAACTCCACTGAT ATGGATATGCTGAAAAAGAAAATGGAGGGATTGTCAAAAGGGGTGTTGGATAGAGTGGAGGAAGTGTACGTGTCAATGCTTTCCAGCACAGCCAATAGTTCCGTTGCTAGCTCTGCTTCCACGTCCAAGCGAATAGATTTATGCCCTGAATTCTCGAGTTCCTCCAACAGACAATTGTATCAG GAACCAACTTTACAAGACGAGCACAAATGCTCGGGACGATGCAAAGCCATTATTCGCAGAATTGTGGAGCAGGTGAGAGCCGAGACTGAGCAGTGGTCACAGATGCAAGAAATGTTGGGTCAGGTAAGAGGTGAAATGGAAGAACTTAGAAAATCACGGGATTTCTGGGAAAATCGATCACTCTGTTCTGATTACGAAATCCAAACCTTGAGACACAGC GTGGAAGAATGGAAAGAAAAAGCTCTCAGTTTTCAAAACAGAGCTGGTGAACTTCAACTCGAACTTTTATCTTTAAAAGAGGAGATTGAAGATAAAGATGCAATGTTACTTCCTCTGAAAAAACAGCTTGAAAACGAAGAAAAGGTTATGACTTACCGTTTGAAGGAGAACCATTGTTTTGATAAAGACGGACATACCTTGGAGAAAGTGGTGAAAGAGCTTAATGGTGAGCAAAACAACGAACAAGCTAGACACAAAGAGTTGCCGCCTCTTTCTTTGGGTAAACACCTGGCAAAAGAGAAGAGAATGGTTCTGCGTCGTTCAAAGGAAACTCGCCAATCTAGCAACATAGACAGCAAACAAGAGATCCTAACTGAGGAAAGAAGAAAGATATACAGAAAAAGGGATGGGATTTTGGCATCAAAACAATCACCTTTGCAAGATATTGGGAATTCTTTACCAGTGACAGGGCAAGTACACCATTGTAAAGACGTTTCTCTTCACAGCCCTCAAAGTAGCACAATGGCAGAGAAGCCATAG